The following proteins are co-located in the Schistocerca nitens isolate TAMUIC-IGC-003100 chromosome 2, iqSchNite1.1, whole genome shotgun sequence genome:
- the LOC126237339 gene encoding proline-rich protein 2-like isoform X3, translating to MRATVAALLLCLAVSACRSQETPPGPPGPTEGPQPTGPPGPPTGGPDPTGQPTGGPEPTGPPGPPTGGPDPTGQPTGGPEPTGPPGPPTGGPDPTGQPTGGPEPTGPPGPPTGGPDPTGQPTGGPEPTGPPGPPTGGPDPTGQPTGGPEPTGGPQPTGEPQPTGGPQPTGPPAPPSGVPGRFWRGVF from the exons GTATCAGCATGCCGCAGCCAAGAGACTCCACCAGGCCCTCCTGGACCAACTGAAGGGCCACAACCAACTGGTCCACCTGGCCCACCAACTGGAGGACCTGACCCAACAGGCCAACCCACTGGAGGCCCTGAACCAACTGGACCACCTGGCCCACCAACTGGAGGACCTGACCCAACAGGTCAACCCACTGGAGGCCCTGAACCAACTGGACCAC CTGGCCCACCAACTGGAGGACCTGACCCAACAGGCCAACCCACTGGAGGCCCTGAACCAACTGGACCACCTGGCCCACCAACTGGAGGACCTGACCCAACAGGTCAACCCACTGGAGGCCCTGAACCAACTGGACCACCTGGCCCACCAACTGGAGGACCTGACCCAACAGGCCAACCTACTGGAGGTCCTGAACCAACTGGAGGGCCGCAGCCAACTGGAGAACCTCAACCTACTGGTGGACCTCAACCTACTGGCCCACCAGCGCCGCCATCTGGTGTACCTGGTCGTTTTTGGCGTGGAGTGTTCTGA
- the LOC126237339 gene encoding proline-rich protein 2-like isoform X4: MRATVAALLLCLAVSACRSQETPPGPPGPTEGPQPTGPPGPPTGGPDPTGQPTGGPEPTGPPGPPTGGPDPTGQPTGGPEPTGPPGPPTGGPDPTGQPTGGPEPTGPPGPPTGGPDPTGQPTGGPEPTGPPGPPTGGPDPTGQPTGGPEPTGGPQPTGEPQPTGGPQPTGPPAPPSGVPGRFWRGVF; this comes from the exons GTATCAGCATGCCGCAGCCAAGAGACTCCACCAGGCCCTCCTGGACCAACTGAAGGGCCACAACCAACTGGTCCACCTGGCCCACCAACTGGAGGACCTGACCCAACAGGCCAACCCACTGGAGGCCCTGAACCAACTGGACCAC CTGGCCCACCAACTGGAGGACCTGACCCAACAGGCCAACCCACTGGAGGCCCTGAACCAACTGGACCAC CTGGCCCACCAACTGGAGGACCTGACCCAACAGGCCAACCCACTGGAGGCCCTGAACCAACTGGACCACCTGGCCCACCAACTGGAGGACCTGACCCAACAGGTCAACCCACTGGAGGCCCTGAACCAACTGGACCACCTGGCCCACCAACTGGAGGACCTGACCCAACAGGCCAACCTACTGGAGGTCCTGAACCAACTGGAGGGCCGCAGCCAACTGGAGAACCTCAACCTACTGGTGGACCTCAACCTACTGGCCCACCAGCGCCGCCATCTGGTGTACCTGGTCGTTTTTGGCGTGGAGTGTTCTGA
- the LOC126237339 gene encoding proline-rich protein 2-like isoform X1 — MRATVAALLLCLAVSACRSQETPPGPPGPTEGPQPTGPPGPPTGGPDPTGQPTGGPEPTGPPGPPTGGPDPTGQPTGGPEPTGPPGPPTGGPDPTGQPTGGPEPTGPPGPPTGGPDPTGQPTGGPEPTGPPGPPTGGPDPTGQPTGGPEPTGPPGPPTGGPDPTGQPTGGPEPTGGPQPTGEPQPTGGPQPTGPPAPPSGVPGRFWRGVF, encoded by the exons GTATCAGCATGCCGCAGCCAAGAGACTCCACCAGGCCCTCCTGGACCAACTGAAGGGCCACAACCAACTGGTCCACCTGGCCCACCAACTGGAGGACCTGACCCAACAGGCCAACCCACTGGAGGCCCTGAACCAACTGGACCACCTGGCCCACCAACTGGAGGACCTGACCCAACAGGTCAACCCACTGGAGGCCCTGAACCAACTGGACCAC CTGGCCCACCAACTGGAGGACCTGACCCAACAGGCCAACCCACTGGAGGCCCTGAACCAACTGGACCAC CTGGCCCACCAACTGGAGGACCTGACCCAACAGGCCAACCCACTGGAGGCCCTGAACCAACTGGACCACCTGGCCCACCAACTGGAGGACCTGACCCAACAGGTCAACCCACTGGAGGCCCTGAACCAACTGGACCACCTGGCCCACCAACTGGAGGACCTGACCCAACAGGCCAACCTACTGGAGGTCCTGAACCAACTGGAGGGCCGCAGCCAACTGGAGAACCTCAACCTACTGGTGGACCTCAACCTACTGGCCCACCAGCGCCGCCATCTGGTGTACCTGGTCGTTTTTGGCGTGGAGTGTTCTGA
- the LOC126237339 gene encoding proline-rich protein 2-like isoform X6: MRATVAALLLCLAVSACRSQETPPGPPGPTEGPQPTGPPGPPTGGPDPTGQPTGGPEPTGPPGPPTGGPDPTGQPTGGPEPTGPPGPPTGGPDPTGQPTGGPEPTGPPGPPTGGPDPTGQPTGGPEPTGPPGPPTGGPDPTGQPTGGPEPTGGPQPTGEPQPTGGPQPTGPPAPPSGVPGRFWRGVF; encoded by the exons GTATCAGCATGCCGCAGCCAAGAGACTCCACCAGGCCCTCCTGGACCAACTGAAGGGCCACAACCAACTGGTCCACCTGGCCCACCAACTGGAGGACCTGACCCAACAGGCCAACCCACTGGAGGCCCTGAACCAACTGGACCACCTGGCCCACCAACTGGAGGACCTGACCCAACAGGTCAACCCACTGGAGGCCCTGAACCAACTGGACCACCTGGCCCACCAACTGGAGGACCTGACCCAACAGGCCAACCTACTGGAG GCCCTGAACCAACTGGACCACCTGGCCCACCAACTGGAGGACCTGACCCAACAGGCCAACCTACTGGAG GCCCTGAACCAACTGGACCACCTGGCCCACCAACTGGAGGACCTGACCCAACAGGCCAACCTACTGGAGGTCCTGAACCAACTGGAGGGCCGCAGCCAACTGGAGAACCTCAACCTACTGGTGGACCTCAACCTACTGGCCCACCAGCGCCGCCATCTGGTGTACCTGGTCGTTTTTGGCGTGGAGTGTTCTGA
- the LOC126237339 gene encoding proline-rich protein 2-like isoform X5: MRATVAALLLCLAVSACRSQETPPGPPGPTEGPQPTGPPGPPTGGPDPTGQPTGGPEPTGPPGPPTGGPDPTGQPTGGPEPTGPPGPPTGGPDPTGQPTGGPEPTGPPGPPTGGPDPTGQPTGGPEPTGPPGPPTGGPDPTGQPTGGPEPTGGPQPTGEPQPTGGPQPTGPPAPPSGVPGRFWRGVF; the protein is encoded by the exons GTATCAGCATGCCGCAGCCAAGAGACTCCACCAGGCCCTCCTGGACCAACTGAAGGGCCACAACCAACTGGTCCACCTGGCCCACCAACTGGAGGACCTGACCCAACAGGCCAACCCACTGGAGGCCCTGAACCAACTGGACCAC CTGGCCCACCAACTGGAGGACCTGACCCAACAGGCCAACCCACTGGAGGCCCTGAACCAACTGGACCACCTGGCCCACCAACTGGAGGACCTGACCCAACAGGTCAACCCACTGGAGGCCCTGAACCAACTGGACCACCTGGCCCACCAACTGGAGGACCTGACCCAACAGGCCAACCTACTGGAG GCCCTGAACCAACTGGACCACCTGGCCCACCAACTGGAGGACCTGACCCAACAGGCCAACCTACTGGAGGTCCTGAACCAACTGGAGGGCCGCAGCCAACTGGAGAACCTCAACCTACTGGTGGACCTCAACCTACTGGCCCACCAGCGCCGCCATCTGGTGTACCTGGTCGTTTTTGGCGTGGAGTGTTCTGA
- the LOC126237339 gene encoding proline-rich protein 2-like isoform X9: MRATVAALLLCLAVSACRSQETPPGPPGPTEGPQPTGPPGPPTGGPDPTGQPTGGPEPTGPPGPPTGGPDPTGQPTGGPEPTGPPGPPTGGPDPTGQPTGGPEPTGPPGPPTGGPDPTGQPTGGPEPTGGPQPTGEPQPTGGPQPTGPPAPPSGVPGRFWRGVF; encoded by the exons GTATCAGCATGCCGCAGCCAAGAGACTCCACCAGGCCCTCCTGGACCAACTGAAGGGCCACAACCAACTGGTCCACCTGGCCCACCAACTGGAGGACCTGACCCAACAGGCCAACCCACTGGAGGCCCTGAACCAACTGGACCACCTGGCCCACCAACTGGAGGACCTGACCCAACAGGTCAACCCACTGGAGGCCCTGAACCAACTGGACCAC CTGGCCCACCAACTGGAGGACCTGACCCAACAGGCCAACCCACTGGAGGCCCTGAACCAACTGGACCAC CTGGCCCACCAACTGGAGGACCTGACCCAACAGGCCAACCTACTGGAGGTCCTGAACCAACTGGAGGGCCGCAGCCAACTGGAGAACCTCAACCTACTGGTGGACCTCAACCTACTGGCCCACCAGCGCCGCCATCTGGTGTACCTGGTCGTTTTTGGCGTGGAGTGTTCTGA
- the LOC126237339 gene encoding proline-rich protein 2-like isoform X7, which produces MRATVAALLLCLAVSACRSQETPPGPPGPTEGPQPTGPPGPPTGGPDPTGQPTGGPEPTGPPGPPTGGPDPTGQPTGGPEPTGPPGPPTGGPDPTGQPTGGPEPTGPPGPPTGGPDPTGQPTGGPEPTGPPGPPTGGPDPTGQPTGGPEPTGGPQPTGEPQPTGGPQPTGPPAPPSGVPGRFWRGVF; this is translated from the exons GTATCAGCATGCCGCAGCCAAGAGACTCCACCAGGCCCTCCTGGACCAACTGAAGGGCCACAACCAACTGGTCCACCTGGCCCACCAACTGGAGGACCTGACCCAACAGGCCAACCCACTGGAGGCCCTGAACCAACTGGACCACCTGGCCCACCAACTGGAGGACCTGACCCAACAGGTCAACCCACTGGAGGCCCTGAACCAACTGGACCAC CTGGCCCACCAACTGGAGGACCTGACCCAACAGGCCAACCCACTGGAGGCCCTGAACCAACTGGACCAC CTGGCCCACCAACTGGAGGACCTGACCCAACAGGCCAACCTACTGGAG GCCCTGAACCAACTGGACCACCTGGCCCACCAACTGGAGGACCTGACCCAACAGGCCAACCTACTGGAGGTCCTGAACCAACTGGAGGGCCGCAGCCAACTGGAGAACCTCAACCTACTGGTGGACCTCAACCTACTGGCCCACCAGCGCCGCCATCTGGTGTACCTGGTCGTTTTTGGCGTGGAGTGTTCTGA
- the LOC126237339 gene encoding proline-rich protein 2-like isoform X2, producing MRATVAALLLCLAVSACRSQETPPGPPGPTEGPQPTGPPGPPTGGPDPTGQPTGGPEPTGPPGPPTGGPDPTGQPTGGPEPTGPPGPPTGGPDPTGQPTGGPEPTGPPGPPTGGPDPTGQPTGGPEPTGPPGPPTGGPDPTGQPTGGPEPTGPPGPPTGGPDPTGQPTGGPEPTGGPQPTGEPQPTGGPQPTGPPAPPSGVPGRFWRGVF from the exons GTATCAGCATGCCGCAGCCAAGAGACTCCACCAGGCCCTCCTGGACCAACTGAAGGGCCACAACCAACTGGTCCACCTGGCCCACCAACTGGAGGACCTGACCCAACAGGCCAACCCACTGGAGGCCCTGAACCAACTGGACCACCTGGCCCACCAACTGGAGGACCTGACCCAACAGGTCAACCCACTGGAGGCCCTGAACCAACTGGACCAC CTGGCCCACCAACTGGAGGACCTGACCCAACAGGCCAACCCACTGGAGGCCCTGAACCAACTGGACCACCTGGCCCACCAACTGGAGGACCTGACCCAACAGGTCAACCCACTGGAGGCCCTGAACCAACTGGACCACCTGGCCCACCAACTGGAGGACCTGACCCAACAGGCCAACCTACTGGAG GCCCTGAACCAACTGGACCACCTGGCCCACCAACTGGAGGACCTGACCCAACAGGCCAACCTACTGGAGGTCCTGAACCAACTGGAGGGCCGCAGCCAACTGGAGAACCTCAACCTACTGGTGGACCTCAACCTACTGGCCCACCAGCGCCGCCATCTGGTGTACCTGGTCGTTTTTGGCGTGGAGTGTTCTGA
- the LOC126237339 gene encoding proline-rich protein 2-like isoform X8, protein MRATVAALLLCLAVSACRSQETPPGPPGPTEGPQPTGPPGPPTGGPDPTGQPTGGPEPTGPPGPPTGGPDPTGQPTGGPEPTGPPGPPTGGPDPTGQPTGGPEPTGPPGPPTGGPDPTGQPTGGPEPTGGPQPTGEPQPTGGPQPTGPPAPPSGVPGRFWRGVF, encoded by the exons ATGAGGGCGACAGTGGCAGCTCTCCTCCTGTGTCTTGCG GTATCAGCATGCCGCAGCCAAGAGACTCCACCTGGCCCTCCTGGACCAACTGAAGGGCCACAACCAACTGGTCCACCTGGCCCACCAACTGGAGGACCTGACCCAACAGGCCAACCCACTGGAGGCCCTGAACCAACTGGACCAC CTGGCCCACCAACTGGAGGACCTGACCCAACAGGCCAACCCACTGGAGGCCCTGAACCAACTGGACCACCTGGCCCACCAACTGGAGGACCTGACCCAACAGGTCAACCCACTGGAGGCCCTGAACCAACTGGACCACCTGGCCCACCAACTGGAGGACCTGACCCAACAGGCCAACCTACTGGAGGTCCTGAACCAACTGGAGGGCCGCAGCCAACTGGAGAACCTCAACCTACTGGTGGACCTCAACCTACTGGCCCACCAGCGCCGCCATCTGGTGTACCTGGTCGTTTTTGGCGTGGAGTGTTCTGA